The Porites lutea chromosome 4, jaPorLute2.1, whole genome shotgun sequence genome contains a region encoding:
- the LOC140933481 gene encoding uncharacterized protein isoform X2, which translates to MKLFSDLEESDNLGLDNLEILRDLLKGVKEWSLVDEVDKFERQRKDFNTLLETIIPKLDELDNLDQLLSLCEDHISDDAKDDIKDVRSLVKELQKKKRLGVARLTVLRKILNETGQQELLDLLTEFEKKWKEEEKAERRKDRATDVVNAMIVAPTTTVCSTVKQTWEQLIGAIKILCKFSTVSGISLAVGTGIILQQGARATLREFVDAFKEAVLPAATNLRTLSESSLCLTVQAENKQALKALWERYQDGTLQRNLQEFLVTDDIRQLAGGEEVILSAYIDEQDYDNAWLSISIAEQQVLQEENQEISPRRARRNSDSSLHATRSNEKLVVITQREQIKLYQERIKALEEEIEKMRAEVDKYASSWRQEIKSQKGSGLKRFRPSSDWQIEEFKDSERSTKRRRRNSDSELYCKSKDEEISERDKEQDQFLGEEKYSFVQRYLEQVHDTRSAITSTGESGFVTEGTATDVGHLEDVADPTLRLAHVDTRVISEIQGRLERDHDAFKRVLQSFGISKKPLPLRNFSSIFQLFPDTPMTMMKDVFEALQLYDLLELLEMKSIKPHRSLQLAYTLDEIKNLNGVADLPTTYHSCGAVLIIADDENVSSASAIKTLFTDLDNKSDVTEILTQENPTLRHLNEEINVMILEIENLLEGGIQEQTEDNLSVYLWRLKRALYELKPSILKGGSAVQGVFFILMQSMNGIVSSVRMKLRLVTDELKSFLQSTIVTAERIQANLRQLIQSPEWFAIEDKKERKNFEENVSVVINRWIHRQDNFSFFAVFYFAPDHYRNVHKAIMSQLKSAITNKLKFIVCPRYGYSFLFHVVSPETLLVTYDYRDWAPTNVKMLSEILNKRWQTLDVRSMMSEFQRSSLGIVVTDDTLPSVHRFKRKEGASLS; encoded by the exons ATGAAGCTCTTTTCAGATTTGGAAGAAAGTGACAATCTTGGACTTGATAATCTCGAGATACTGAGAGATCTTTTAAAGGGAGTAAAAGAATGGTCTCTTGTCGACGAAGTTGATAAATTCGAGAGACAAAGAAAAGATTTCAACACTCTTTTAGAGACGATTATTCCTAAACTCGACGAGCTCGACAACTTGGATCAACTATTGTCACTGTGCGAGGATCACATATCGGACGATGCTAAAGACGACATAAAAGACGTTCGTTCACTGGTTAAAGAACTACAGAAAAAGAAGCGCCTGGGTGTTGCGCGACTTACGGTTCTGAGGAAGATCTTAAACGAGACAGGACAGCAGGAACTGTTAGATTTGTTAACAGAGTTTGAGAAGAAGTGGAAAGAGGAGGAGAAGGCAGAGAGAAGGAAAG ATCGAGCAACTGATGTTGTGAACGCGATGATAGTAG cTCCTACTACGACCGTGTGCTCGACGGTTAAACAGACTTGGGAACAATTAATTGGAG CTATAAAGATACTCTGTAAATTTTCTACGGTAAGTGGAATATCTTTGGCAGTTGGAACGGGAATTATTCTCCAACAAGGCGCCCGAGCTACACTCAGAGAATTCGTTGATGCTTTCAAAGAGGCCGTGCTTCCAGCAGCGACCAATCTACGTACATTGAGTGAGAGTTCACTGTGCTTAACAGTACAAGCAGAGAATAAGCAAGCTCTTAAGGCATTATGGGAGCGATATCAAGATGGCACATTGCAGAGAAATCTGCAAGAGTTTCTGGTGACGGATGACATCAGACAGCTGGCCGGTGGAGAGGAAGTAATTCTGAGTGCGTACATTGATGAGCAAGATTACGATAACGCTTGGTTGAGTATTTCGATTGCTGAGCAACAAG TCTTACAAGAGGAAAATCAAGAAATTTCACCAAGGAGAGCCAGACGAAACTCCGATTCCTCTCTGCACGCAACAAGATCAAACGAAAAGTTAGTTGTTATAACACAAAGAGAACAGATCAAGCTTTATCAAGAAAGAATAAAAGCATTGGAAGAAGAAATCGAGAAAATGCGAGCAGAGG TGGATAAATATGCGTCATCATGGAGGCAAgaaataaaaagtcaaaaaggcTCAGGACTGAAGAGATTCAGACCTTCCTCAGATTGGCAGATTGAAGAATTTAAAG ACTCTGAAAGGTCTACAAAAAGGCGTCGAAGAAACTCTGATTCCGAATTATACTGTAAGTCAAAAGATGAGGAAATCAGCGAAAGAGACAAAGAGCAGGATCAATTTCTTGGAGAAGAGAAATATTCTTTCGTTCAGAGATACCTTGAGCAAGTCCATGACACGCGCAGTGCGATAACATCTACAGGTGAAAGTGGATTCGTTACAGAGGGAACAGCAACGGACGTAGGACATTTGGAAGACGTAGCTG ATCCTACGCTCAGATTGGCACATGTAGACACAAGAGTTATTTCTGAGATTCAAGGAAGACTTGAAAGGGACCATGATGCTTTCAAACGTGTCCTACAATCGTTTGGGATCAGCAAAAAACCATTACCTTTGAGGAATTTTTCTAGTATTTTTCAATTGTTCCCAGACACCCCAATGACGATGATGAAAGACGTATTTGAGGCATTACAGCTGTATGACCTCCTAGAATTGCTAGAAATGAAATCGATAAAACCACACAGATCACTTCAGCTAGCATACACATTGGATGAGATTAAGAACCTGAATGGAGTGGCTGATCTTCCTACAACTTACCACAGTTGTGGAGCTGTTCTCATCATTGCCGACGACGAAAATGTCTCTAGTGCATCAGCAATCAAAACCCTTTTTACTGATCTTGATAATAAGAGTGATGTAACTGAAATACTGACACAGGAAAACCCGACTTTGAGGCATTTAAACGAGGAAATCAATGTAATGATACTGGAAATCGAAAATTTATTGGAGGGGGGAATACAGGAGCAAACTGAAGATAACCTTTCTGTTTATTTATGGCGGTTGAAGCGCGCTTTATACGAGTTAAAGCCGAGTATCCTAAAAGGAGGAAGTGCAGTTCAGggcgttttttttattttaatgcaaTCAATGAATGGCATAGTGAGCTCTGTGAGAATGAAGCTGAGACTAGTAACTGATGAATTAAAAAGTTTTTTACAATCGACGATTGTCACTGCAGAGAGGATCCAAGCAAATCTTAGACAGCTAATCCAAAGTCCTGAATGGTTTGCCATAgaagacaaaaaggagagaaagaACTTTGAAGAGAACGTATCAGTTGTTATCAACAGATGGATTCATCGTCAGG ATAACTTCTCCTTCTTTGCAGTGTTTTATTTTGCTCCTGACCATTACCGGAATGTGCATAAGGCCATAATGAGTCAGCTGAAGTCTGCAATAACTAACAAActtaagtttattgtttgtcCCCGCTACGGATACTCCTTCCTGTTTCATGTTGTTTCGCCGGAAACCCTTCTAGTTACTTATGACTATCGGGATTGGGCACCaacaaatgtgaaaatgttGTCGGAGATCCTTAACAAGCGTTGGCAGACCCTGGATGTGAGATCCATGATGTCAGAGTTTCAGAGGTCCTCTTTGGGAATCGTAGTAACAGACGACACTTTGCCATCTGTCCATCGTTTTAAGCGAAAAGAAGGCGCCAGCTTGTCATAA